TCGACTTCTTCTACTTCAGTGTTGCTCCAAAttacatttgtattgttttgtTCAGCATACAAAATATTGCACCAACCGGGTCACTCACAGCAAAAAGAAAGTTCgattcgattttttctctACAAAAATAGCCTCATAGAAGTGTAAACATTCTCAGTGACTACGTGTCACCTCTTTTTCacttaacaaaaaaaaaatatatatatatattataaaagagtagagagaaaattcCTCGAGCAAAGCCGAAAAGAAGCCAGTGATAATGCGGTCGTTATCCCTGGTCTCGATCGTCTttctcgaagaaaaaaattgacattATTAATAGATCGTGTGAGACTCGAATTTCTACATTTAGGACATTAGGCACCGATTGTTCTTACCGATGCACGTATAGGCACTTTGTATAGTGTATCGTAAAATAGCTGTGATCATTTCAGTGCGACGTCACTCAATGGAAAATCTTCtctaaaaactttttttacgttttttatATGATAAAATTGTCGATTTTACTGTTATATTCCTCTATTTTCTataagaattaaaattttttctaaagaAACGACATTTGCGGGATCGATGATTTTCCGTAGAGTGGCTTCGCGCTTATTAATCTCCTTTTAACGTTTTCACGTCTAAGTAGTAACTAGTAACTTCAATCTCATGTGAGCGTAAAGACGAAAGTAGAATCTTTTGTGGGGGTGGTAGGCGTTAAAAGTTTTCACCCTTTTTAATGCTACGTAAAACAAATGTAGAtttaacaaaaagaaaaaaaaaactttaacaAACCTCGACTCCAAACAATGATTCATTAAGCATGCACTTTCTTTATTTGTTGATTTATACGTCATTTTCAAAGTATAAGACAATTATTCATCTGTAGTCGAGGCGATTGTAATCGAGCTTTTTATCGTCCTTAACTATAATGACAGTATATAATAAGTTATCGACCAATCGCTCTTCGAAtttattccttttttcttcaaaagtCTTGATTTATACATGTCTTGACTATAGAACAGTAAACCTTCGCACgactttcaaaaaatttgaTGGTAAAAGTAACAGAAATTAGCGATCTtatcaaagttttttaaaagtataataaaCATCTAGATGGTAAGCTCAAACATCAAAGATACGTGCCTGCTAtagattattgtaaaatataaaagaaaaaaatcgtgtGCTGTCTCATCGGTCGTGATCAAAACACATTGTTCTTAAGTCTTTGTAAAAGGACGGTTTTGAGATGAAAAATTGCAAATCAGATACAGTTTAGAAACACAGCTAAGATTTTAACGATCGACTGCTTAATAGTTCGAAACCAGCTTCCATGGAGTTTAATGCGTCACGCGCGAGTAAAGAATTgtttaaaatgataaaaaatagatACATAGTACATAAACTGTAGAGAATGTAAACACAGCACATGAGCGTTAAAGGCTACCGATTTTGTCTCCTTCAAAAAAGATTCATAGTACGTAAGTAGGAAGATATTTAAAAGACGCAACAGCGGCATAATTCAATCTCTAGAACGTAGGTAATATAACGATACAAAAAAAGCGTGCAATGCATCGAAGAAATGTACGTGCGAAGGAAGAaaacaaagaattttttttaatggaagtatgacgttatttttttcttttttctctcattaCAAAAATTGCGTCGTTGCGTGTGCAACCATTGTAATTAATAcaggaaaataataaaaagaaaatagagcATTTAGGCATGCGAAGCATTGTGATCGTGAAAATAACCGTTAAAATTAAAGgattcacaaataattatatatgaattaataataaagaacaAGTGACTTTTACATGAGACATGacttgtattttatttttatttgaaccAGACATTCCTCTTTTCGAATCAACAGTGTGTGGATCGTATATATGTACAATTTCGTTACAATTAACTGATAATAATACTATGTATGTACACTCAAAAACTCGATACTGTCTTTTCATCGCAAAAcagtaataatttttatactcgccgtttttatttcttttcaaatttcacACGTCCacctataatataaaaattttataaacgcTTAGACAACATTGCAATTTCAGGAAGAAATTATAGTCCTTAGTTTATATAGTAAATGCACGATTCAAGTACGCATGTAGAAGAAACAATTGGAATTTCCCTATATTGCCCGCAGACAACAAGGGAAAGATAATAGCCATTCTTTTACACATATAAAACATTCTTGAGTGACGCGACTACGCTAACAATGTAGGGGAGGATGAGACAATTTCGCATTTTACATAGGCGATGATAATCTTATGACCGCAACTTTAATCAAACATTGAacgatttgaatttataaGTCTCGTAACTTTGCGGGGTGACTCGGAAGTTTGTCTGTAAGTGATGTGTATATGTAATGCGGTTCTACCAACAATGATAAAGGATTGCTCAAGATGAATCTCTAAATTTTAACTAATATCGGACTATAAAATTCGTAAAGTTTTGCGGAGGCAAATTCGTAATTTGTGCAATTACATGAGATTTCaaatacttttattaaaatacgaaaaaatacgaaaattcCAGGACTCTGAGATTTTCTTTAAACTTGGACAACTTTTTATCTTAGCAACCAAACCTTAGTTTATCAGCGCtgaaattaaaagtttttttatattatctataTACAAAATTGCCCAATCGCAATAGGAATTTGTCGCAGGATTTAAATATAACAGGTCAGCATTTTTCTTGCGAAAGCTTCCATAAGCATTTTTGTCATCCGGTTAATTCGTCACCTAACTTTACGAATTCGCCCCATCCTCCCTTATATTCAATATCCGTTATAGTACAGTGTGCGAAACGATCTAGCAGTTCTACACGTCGTATTTTGATTGCTGCTTCGTATACAAGCCTTTCGCGACGAAGGTATGATACATAAGTACGTGCGAGTCCAccaacgtatatatatatatatatatatatatatgtgtgtgtgtgtgtgtatatgtgtacaACAGGAATAACTACACAACGAGCTAGCAACGGTAGCAAGTCACTGGGGGAGAAACTAGAACCTTCAGTCGTGACTATAAAATAATACGTGATATGAGTTCAAGTCTAGTGGTGGGGAACGTAGCTGTGCACCATGGCCTGTTGTTGGCAGGGGGCCAGTTCCTCTTCGGCGGAGCTGCAGAGCATGCCCACGAGGGTGTAGTCGACGAACGGTGGTACCTCCATGTCCGGTACCTCGGCGTAGCTCATGGGAGGAGCGGCGTTGACTTGGGCTTGCAGCCGCGTGTCCAGGACCTCGCAGGTGTAGTGGCAGGAGGACCTGTCGTTGCCCTGGTAGAAGAAGGATGGCGCGGGGCTGGTCTGCTGCTGGTGCATGTGGTAGCCGAGTCTCTCGTCGAGCAtccgctgttgctgctgctgctggggcgACTGGTTGGGCGAGGGCTCGGTCCGCGGCGGCTGGGGGAGGCTCTGCATCATCTGGTGGTAGCCTTCGTAGTTGAGGAAGCTCGGAGCCTCGGCTACCGGGGAGTGACTAGAGAGCAGCTGGGAGCTGCGCATTTCCTTTGGCTCGTCGTAGCTTGCGACGTGGCCCGCGGCCGGCAGGGGGGCTGGGTAGTCCTCGTGGTTCGTCGACCAGCTGTTGCTGCCCTGCTGAGCCTGGTACGAGCTGTAGGGCGGGCAGGTCTGCGTTTGGCCGGcgtctttctcgctctcgtgcGCCTGAAAGGTGTCAAATGAAGCGTACTTTACATGACAAAACGCTTTGCATGAGCAGGACAAAACGTTGGACGACTCGAGAGAGGCGTTGAGACCAACCTGCGAGACGCTGACGTGACTGCTGCTCGAGTCCTCGCTGAGCAGCTGGGTCCAGTAGGTCTGCTCGTGTATGTCGGGCATCTCGTACTTGATGGTGCCGCTGCCCAGGTCCAGCAGACTGGGTGGCGACCTCGCGACCTCGTGGTTCCCGTTGAGCCCGAAGTCCGGCCTGATCGGCTGGTCCAGCTGGAAGATCTCCTCCGGCTGGAAGAGGTCGCCGCCGAACCCGGCGGGGAACTCCGCGCTGGGATAGGCCGACGCCTCCTGCGGCAGGCCGGGGTAGCCGAGGTTGCTCTGCTCGATCGAGGGCTCCTGGGGCCAGTAGGCCGGCGCCTCGTTGCCGGTCATCTGCTGCGCGTGCTGCGGGTCGTACACCGGGTTCGACAGCGGCTcgtgctgctggtgctgctgctgatggtgCTGGGCCGCCTGGTAGGACGGCTGGGCCGCGCGGTAGCTCCGCTGCAGGCTGCCGCAGACGCACTCGAACGGAGAGCAGGAGCAGGAGTAGCCGGTCCTGTCGCCGATCAGCGGCGGCACCGGGGCCGGCCGAGCCGGCAGCTCCAGCTGGTCCGAGGCCGGTCGTTTGGTACCTCGGAGCGTCATGAGCTGAAGCGGAGAGAAATTGTTGTAGACGAGCTGCGGTCGTCGACGGCCGATGGACGTATTAGAAAAAGTAAGACTCACCTTTGAGCCGAGCGCGGCCTCGCGCGCTAGGATGACGGCGAGCCCCCGGACGCGCCTGCCGGCGCCGACGCTCCTGCGCGCCTCGGACGTGGACTTGGCCTCGGGTCGCGGGTGGTCGTGGCTGCCCTTGGCCTGGAAGAAGATCGCGTGCTCGGTGTGTCGCCAGAAGTGCGTGACCGGGTAGCCGCAGTGGCCCCTGCAGGCGTGGATCTGCAGCCGGCCGGTGCAGAGCCGGTTCGGGCAGGGCTTGCCCTGCTGCTTCTTCCGCGCTTTGTCGCAGATGGCGGGCCGGAGGTGGACGCGGCCGCCGCCGGGCAAGACGCACTTGAGCGAGCACTCGAGCACGCCGAGGCAGGACTTCTTGAGTATGCTGACGTTGTGGTTGTTGGTGTTGCGCATCGCCCAGCCGGACGCGTGTCTGCGCGCCTCCTCGCAGTCCGCGGGGTAGACCTTCCTCACGTGGCCGTCCGCCCACTCGCTCCAGGCCTCGTACTCCACGACCTTCGGTACGTTCGAGTCGTTGATGTCCCACTCCTGGTGCgggtactgctgctgctggtttcCGGCCACGGTCGCTGACATCGTCGGCGACCCAACTCGACTCCTGCAACACGAACGTAAAAGCTCTCTCGTGAACAGGCTGGTCGAATGCAAATGCGCGGACGCGTCGATTTTTCAGAGCCGCCAGCTCTCGGCGCTAATTGGCGCGAGCGTGCGAGGGGCATTAATATCGCGGGGACGCAGGCTCGTTACACCATTGTCTTGCGCGAGCGATAGCGAATTCTAAATCGAGAGATAATACGGCTGCGCGCCTCGAAGATTCCGTCGAACAGGACAATTTGTCCTGACAAAGTGGCGTGTAACATTGCGCGCACGCCTACCGC
The sequence above is drawn from the Nasonia vitripennis strain AsymCx chromosome 4, Nvit_psr_1.1, whole genome shotgun sequence genome and encodes:
- the LOC100114913 gene encoding transcription factor glial cells missing 2-like; the encoded protein is MVVLSRVGSPTMSATVAGNQQQQYPHQEWDINDSNVPKVVEYEAWSEWADGHVRKVYPADCEEARRHASGWAMRNTNNHNVSILKKSCLGVLECSLKCVLPGGGRVHLRPAICDKARKKQQGKPCPNRLCTGRLQIHACRGHCGYPVTHFWRHTEHAIFFQAKGSHDHPRPEAKSTSEARRSVGAGRRVRGLAVILAREAALGSKLMTLRGTKRPASDQLELPARPAPVPPLIGDRTGYSCSCSPFECVCGSLQRSYRAAQPSYQAAQHHQQQHQQHEPLSNPVYDPQHAQQMTGNEAPAYWPQEPSIEQSNLGYPGLPQEASAYPSAEFPAGFGGDLFQPEEIFQLDQPIRPDFGLNGNHEVARSPPSLLDLGSGTIKYEMPDIHEQTYWTQLLSEDSSSSHVSVSQAHESEKDAGQTQTCPPYSSYQAQQGSNSWSTNHEDYPAPLPAAGHVASYDEPKEMRSSQLLSSHSPVAEAPSFLNYEGYHQMMQSLPQPPRTEPSPNQSPQQQQQQRMLDERLGYHMHQQQTSPAPSFFYQGNDRSSCHYTCEVLDTRLQAQVNAAPPMSYAEVPDMEVPPFVDYTLVGMLCSSAEEELAPCQQQAMVHSYVPHH